The Methanobrevibacter sp. genome contains a region encoding:
- a CDS encoding M42 family metallopeptidase, with translation MMELMRELSLASGVSGSEEEIAKIITRELENVADNIEKDSMGNLIATKKGEKKAPTVMLAAHMDEIGLMVRYIDDNGFIKFSNIGGINDQMLMNQTVTIHSSIGENVVGVIGSKPPHVTKAEEKNKVVKAEDMFIDIGAKDKEEAEKMVRIGDKMTFNALFEEYPNNLVMGKALDNRVGCYVMIEVLKRVKTRATVYGVGTVQEEVGLKGAKTSSFRLNPDLAIALDVTLSGDHPGIKPEEAPVVMGKGPAIILADASGRGILTQQSVKDMLIKAGDENDINYQLEVSDGGTTDGTAIHLTREGIPTGVLSVPTRYIHTPVSVCSMDDVESTIQLITEAINNL, from the coding sequence ATGATGGAATTAATGAGAGAACTATCTTTAGCGTCAGGTGTTTCTGGATCTGAGGAAGAAATCGCTAAAATTATTACACGTGAATTGGAAAACGTAGCTGACAATATTGAAAAGGACAGTATGGGAAACTTAATTGCAACCAAGAAAGGTGAAAAAAAGGCTCCTACTGTAATGCTTGCAGCTCACATGGATGAAATAGGCTTGATGGTAAGATACATTGATGATAACGGTTTTATCAAATTTTCAAATATCGGTGGAATCAACGATCAAATGCTAATGAACCAAACAGTGACCATTCATTCTTCTATTGGAGAGAATGTTGTAGGTGTAATCGGTTCAAAACCACCACATGTTACTAAAGCTGAAGAGAAAAACAAAGTGGTAAAAGCCGAAGACATGTTTATCGATATTGGTGCAAAAGACAAGGAAGAAGCAGAAAAGATGGTTAGAATTGGAGATAAAATGACCTTCAATGCTCTTTTTGAAGAGTATCCGAATAATCTTGTCATGGGTAAGGCACTTGATAACCGTGTTGGATGCTATGTAATGATTGAAGTTCTAAAAAGAGTAAAAACAAGAGCTACTGTTTACGGTGTAGGTACAGTCCAAGAGGAAGTCGGTCTTAAAGGAGCAAAAACTTCTTCATTCAGATTAAATCCTGATTTGGCCATTGCGCTTGATGTAACATTATCTGGTGACCATCCAGGCATCAAACCTGAAGAGGCACCTGTCGTAATGGGCAAAGGTCCCGCCATCATCTTGGCAGATGCAAGCGGAAGAGGAATATTAACTCAACAATCAGTAAAGGACATGCTCATCAAGGCTGGTGATGAAAACGATATTAACTATCAACTTGAAGTGAGTGATGGCGGAACAACTGATGGAACTGCAATTCACTTGACTCGTGAAGGAATTCCAACAGGGGTTTTATCCGTTCCTACAAGGTATATTCATACTCCCGTAAGTGTATGTAGCATGGATGATGTCGAATCAACCATCCAATTAATTACAGAAGCTATAAATAATTTATAG
- a CDS encoding Coenzyme F420 hydrogenase/dehydrogenase, beta subunit C-terminal domain: protein MSEIKTAMVGTPCQILAATKINKYEKQTGGSPIDVKIGLFCMENFSYSYLEKYLKQQGIELYEVKEFRIDKGRFVANLIDGNVFSIPIAETEPFTRKNCHICTDYTSDVSDISVGSVGSPSGYSTVIVRSKKGREIIEDCIEKGYIAVDEMSEKGLNLLERIANQKISRNTKRYKKREAVARPVLSKRAVTEEEFIEECSLCQFENLQNDVISVGSCVLCGACEYVCPKDIIHINHRKPVIKGQCDEDCHACYFACPRTFVSEEIYESDIDEKPLGNYLDIYSVKADSIIGQDGGVVSAILVYLLENKIVDEVSVVGEDKDAPWRPQSKLTSSVQDVITAAGTKYSTTPIGFKALENK, encoded by the coding sequence GTGAGTGAAATTAAAACAGCAATGGTGGGAACACCCTGTCAGATATTGGCCGCAACCAAAATAAACAAATACGAAAAACAAACCGGCGGCTCACCTATTGATGTAAAAATAGGATTATTCTGCATGGAAAACTTTTCATATTCCTATCTGGAGAAATATTTAAAACAACAAGGCATAGAATTATACGAAGTTAAAGAATTTAGAATAGACAAGGGCAGATTTGTTGCAAATCTAATAGACGGTAATGTATTCTCAATTCCAATTGCAGAAACAGAACCTTTCACACGTAAGAATTGCCATATCTGTACTGATTATACTTCTGATGTTTCTGATATTTCAGTAGGTTCAGTAGGTTCTCCTAGCGGATATTCCACAGTTATTGTCAGGTCCAAGAAAGGAAGAGAAATAATTGAGGATTGCATTGAAAAGGGATATATTGCTGTTGATGAAATGTCTGAAAAAGGATTGAATCTATTGGAACGCATTGCAAATCAAAAAATCTCAAGAAACACAAAACGTTATAAAAAAAGGGAAGCTGTTGCAAGACCTGTATTGTCTAAAAGGGCAGTAACAGAGGAAGAATTTATAGAAGAATGCAGCCTATGCCAATTTGAAAATTTACAGAATGATGTCATCAGTGTAGGATCCTGCGTTTTATGTGGAGCCTGTGAATATGTATGCCCAAAGGACATAATCCACATCAACCATAGGAAACCAGTGATTAAGGGGCAATGTGATGAGGATTGTCATGCATGTTATTTTGCATGCCCTAGAACATTCGTCAGTGAAGAAATCTATGAATCAGACATTGATGAAAAGCCGCTTGGAAACTACTTGGACATCTACTCCGTTAAAGCGGATTCCATCATAGGTCAGGATGGTGGGGTAGTTTCAGCTATCTTGGTATATCTTCTTGAAAATAAGATAGTCGATGAAGTGTCTGTTGTTGGAGAAGACAAAGATGCACCTTGGAGACCACAATCAAAACTCACTTCTTCAGTTCAGGATGTAATCACTGCAGCCGGAACAAAATACAGTACAACACCTATCGGTTTCAAGGCTTTGGAAAATAAATAG
- a CDS encoding flavodoxin domain-containing protein produces the protein MSNVTKIYFSPSGTTKQVVDQIAGNFSSEKETYDLLNFNSAKEFASDDVVIVGMPVFAGRIPKSGRERLSKLKGDNTKAIAVVNYGNAHVTDSLLELVDLLKENNFNVIAAASTISHHSIFSGVAVGRPDESDIKKINEFSKKCMEKIESGESLRSEIPGNKPYTDYKQLPFVISCDDMLCAFCYDCVSICPEKAIPDDDPIDTDLDLCSRCTACIHICPEDARMFTGEAFEAKKPAFEEANSERKEPELYF, from the coding sequence ATGTCAAATGTAACAAAAATTTATTTCAGCCCGTCCGGCACCACCAAGCAAGTGGTCGACCAGATAGCCGGCAATTTTTCATCTGAAAAAGAGACTTATGACTTATTGAATTTCAACTCTGCAAAGGAGTTTGCAAGCGACGATGTTGTTATTGTTGGAATGCCTGTTTTTGCAGGAAGAATCCCAAAAAGCGGACGCGAAAGATTATCCAAACTCAAAGGAGACAACACCAAAGCGATAGCAGTTGTAAACTATGGTAATGCTCATGTAACCGATTCATTGCTCGAATTAGTTGACCTTCTTAAAGAAAATAACTTCAATGTCATCGCAGCCGCTTCAACAATAAGCCATCACTCAATATTCAGTGGCGTTGCAGTCGGAAGACCTGATGAATCAGACATTAAAAAAATAAATGAATTCAGCAAAAAATGCATGGAAAAAATAGAGTCTGGCGAAAGTTTAAGAAGTGAAATACCTGGAAACAAGCCTTACACCGACTATAAACAATTGCCGTTTGTAATTTCATGTGATGACATGCTTTGCGCATTCTGTTATGACTGCGTTTCAATCTGTCCTGAAAAGGCAATTCCAGATGACGACCCAATCGACACAGACCTCGATTTATGCTCAAGATGCACAGCATGCATTCATATCTGTCCTGAAGATGCACGCATGTTTACAGGAGAAGCTTTTGAAGCTAAAAAACCAGCATTCGAAGAGGCGAATAGTGAAAGAAAAGAGCCTGAATTATATTTCTAA
- a CDS encoding HEAT repeat domain-containing protein: MGFLDRFKGKDNKKEKDFIPDEIEIDKDQLMLKEIAINSKDRTERAVAADKITDQFVALDIAKNVKDRAIRLIAANKLKDERLLLDAAENSKFFDVRSFAYERLGENNKSISEIVKNTKKNKNVDEIFEKIADEETLEDIAINAIDKNYRRLSLEKIEDEDILYDLVFKAKDSSIRKSAINKEQFKDEEVLLKVVSEDKDESVKIAAVKKIENEEILAKIAKDEENAKIRSIIFGKIQDIDILKNIAIESDKSDVRLDIVSKLDDEDLLTQIALNDDDSVVRTEAVKKIENEDTLLRIISNEKDPFVRQIAVKNLNNPRELIKIALNDDDQFVRNHALSNQALTNESDFTYIAINTTHEDVAFEAMEHIADEKNFIEILKNAKLESIRKSTLDNITDLETLIRIVLANEDEEFSLKALNKIKVEKCIIKIYEQGISENISVRAVSLIRNQKVLTKIAKNDETWRVREAACKKIVSKKVLKEISLSDENEYVRAVAKKRMSL; the protein is encoded by the coding sequence ATGGGTTTTCTAGATAGATTCAAAGGTAAAGATAATAAAAAAGAAAAGGATTTCATTCCGGATGAAATTGAAATAGATAAAGATCAGCTGATGCTTAAAGAAATAGCCATCAACAGCAAAGACAGAACAGAAAGGGCGGTGGCTGCAGATAAAATCACAGACCAATTTGTTGCGCTTGACATTGCAAAAAACGTAAAGGACCGCGCAATAAGATTGATTGCCGCCAATAAACTGAAAGACGAAAGGTTGCTACTGGATGCGGCTGAGAACTCAAAGTTCTTTGATGTGAGAAGCTTCGCTTATGAAAGATTGGGCGAGAACAACAAATCCATTTCTGAAATCGTAAAGAACACAAAGAAAAACAAGAATGTGGACGAGATATTCGAAAAGATTGCAGATGAAGAGACTTTGGAGGATATAGCTATCAACGCGATTGACAAGAATTATAGGAGATTGTCTTTGGAGAAAATAGAAGATGAAGACATTTTGTATGATTTGGTTTTTAAAGCGAAGGACTCTTCTATTAGAAAATCAGCAATCAATAAAGAGCAATTTAAGGATGAGGAAGTTCTTTTGAAAGTTGTCAGTGAAGATAAGGATGAATCAGTTAAAATCGCAGCTGTTAAAAAAATTGAAAATGAGGAAATCTTGGCAAAAATAGCTAAAGATGAAGAAAACGCAAAGATTAGGTCAATTATTTTTGGTAAGATTCAGGACATTGATATCTTAAAAAATATTGCAATCGAATCGGATAAGTCGGATGTTAGGTTGGATATTGTAAGTAAATTGGATGATGAGGATTTGCTAACCCAAATTGCCCTTAATGATGATGACAGCGTTGTCAGAACGGAAGCTGTTAAGAAAATAGAAAATGAAGACACATTATTGAGAATAATATCCAATGAAAAGGATCCGTTTGTAAGGCAGATTGCAGTTAAAAACTTAAACAATCCTCGGGAATTGATTAAGATTGCATTAAATGATGATGACCAGTTTGTAAGAAACCATGCTCTGTCAAATCAGGCTTTAACGAATGAAAGTGACTTTACTTATATTGCAATTAATACAACTCATGAAGATGTGGCATTTGAAGCAATGGAACACATTGCCGATGAGAAAAACTTCATTGAGATATTGAAAAATGCGAAATTGGAAAGTATAAGAAAATCGACTTTGGACAATATCACTGATCTGGAAACATTGATTAGGATTGTCCTTGCAAATGAGGATGAAGAGTTTTCCCTAAAGGCTTTAAACAAGATTAAGGTTGAAAAATGCATAATAAAGATTTATGAACAGGGAATTTCCGAAAACATCTCTGTAAGGGCTGTTTCATTAATCAGAAATCAGAAGGTTTTAACTAAAATAGCTAAAAATGACGAAACATGGAGAGTTCGTGAGGCCGCTTGCAAAAAAATAGTAAGTAAAAAAGTGTTAAAGGAAATTTCACTTTCAGATGAAAATGAATATGTAAGGGCTGTTGCTAAAAAAAGAATGAGTTTATAG
- a CDS encoding ribonuclease H-like domain-containing protein has translation MSQYEEHEMYLKRVLSNSISSQNPSEDTKRKARKLSSSYFQDYKQNLLKEYEGKKLTDITNSHVVSTSYGDTLKITEKEKIDFEIKDNDFKSQINSNLKLLPKIGLKTEQNLKNKGFTTIESLKNHDKYCDIASKFIDEIDEMSFGEIIDLLDNNKYSRKCRDNLLKSISLTDCENFKFMDIETLGLSNVPIILIGVAEIKGSKIISSQYFLRDIYEEPAVIEAYLSHLDGDSVHVTFNGKSFDVPFIKNRCLSNRMEGNLDLPHLDLMYFAKNLWRDELPNCQLQTIEKEVFGIEREGDVPGQHIPDYYNTYLSEKNIGPIVPIIEHNRQDIVSLASFLERMYEDVN, from the coding sequence ATGAGTCAATATGAAGAACATGAAATGTATCTAAAAAGAGTCCTGTCCAATTCAATCAGCTCTCAAAATCCATCTGAAGATACAAAAAGAAAGGCAAGGAAATTATCCAGTTCATATTTCCAGGATTACAAGCAAAATCTCCTAAAAGAGTATGAAGGTAAAAAATTAACGGATATCACAAACTCACATGTTGTTTCCACTTCCTATGGGGATACATTGAAAATAACCGAAAAGGAAAAAATAGATTTTGAAATTAAAGACAATGATTTCAAAAGCCAAATAAACAGTAACCTCAAGTTGCTTCCAAAAATCGGGCTCAAGACAGAGCAAAACCTTAAAAACAAAGGGTTCACCACCATAGAATCACTTAAAAACCATGATAAGTATTGCGATATCGCATCAAAGTTCATTGATGAAATCGATGAGATGTCATTCGGCGAAATCATCGATCTGCTGGACAACAACAAGTACAGCAGAAAATGCAGGGATAACCTGCTCAAGTCAATAAGCTTAACGGACTGCGAAAACTTTAAGTTTATGGACATTGAAACTTTGGGGCTATCAAATGTTCCGATAATACTGATTGGAGTTGCAGAGATTAAGGGCAGCAAGATCATTTCTTCACAGTACTTCTTAAGGGACATATATGAAGAGCCCGCAGTCATTGAAGCATATCTGTCACATTTGGACGGGGATTCGGTACACGTTACCTTCAACGGGAAAAGTTTCGATGTGCCCTTCATTAAAAACAGATGCTTGTCCAATAGAATGGAGGGCAATCTTGATTTGCCTCATTTGGATTTAATGTATTTTGCCAAAAACCTATGGCGTGACGAATTGCCTAACTGTCAGCTTCAGACAATTGAAAAAGAGGTTTTTGGAATTGAGCGTGAAGGGGATGTTCCGGGCCAGCACATTCCGGATTATTATAATACCTATTTATCCGAAAAAAATATAGGACCAATCGTTCCAATAATAGAACATAACAGGCAGGACATCGTTTCACTTGCAAGCTTTCTAGAGAGAATGTATGAGGATGTAAATTAA
- a CDS encoding 4-phosphopantoate--beta-alanine ligase codes for MIPKSHPRYESLLLRDKIVKASEKGYLADSAMIAHGRGEAFDYLIGEKTTFPAKRAMYVAVAALLLSNNPVISVNGNATALAIDEIIDLANAVNAKIEINLFYRTDERVQIITKLYKDHGYNDILGSLDDDIEYLNDIKNNRSSASKTGIYTADTILIPLEDGDRAEILKKSGKNIITIDLNPLSRTSKMSDVSIMDNIVRAIPFMTKIAEDLKTQDKKVLIEMVNEFDNEENLKESIEQIKIKQQRGL; via the coding sequence ATGATACCGAAATCCCATCCGCGCTATGAGTCATTATTATTAAGAGACAAAATTGTAAAAGCTTCCGAAAAAGGCTATCTGGCCGATTCAGCAATGATAGCCCATGGAAGAGGGGAAGCCTTTGATTACTTAATCGGAGAGAAAACAACTTTTCCAGCAAAAAGAGCAATGTATGTTGCAGTTGCAGCTTTACTCTTATCAAATAACCCAGTTATTTCAGTTAATGGAAATGCAACTGCACTGGCTATTGATGAAATAATTGATTTGGCCAATGCAGTCAATGCAAAAATAGAAATAAATCTATTCTATAGAACTGACGAGAGAGTGCAAATCATCACAAAGCTATACAAAGACCACGGATACAATGACATTCTCGGGTCATTGGATGACGACATCGAATATTTAAACGACATCAAGAACAACAGGTCATCTGCAAGCAAAACAGGGATCTATACGGCTGACACCATATTAATTCCACTTGAAGATGGAGACAGAGCAGAAATACTTAAAAAAAGTGGCAAAAACATTATCACAATTGATTTGAATCCGCTTTCAAGAACTTCAAAAATGTCCGATGTTTCAATAATGGACAATATCGTCAGGGCCATTCCATTCATGACAAAAATAGCTGAAGATTTAAAAACTCAAGACAAGAAGGTCTTAATTGAAATGGTCAATGAATTTGATAATGAAGAAAATCTTAAAGAATCAATCGAACAGATTAAAATAAAACAACAGCGAGGATTATAA
- a CDS encoding nucleoside monophosphate kinase: protein MQIIGVSGLPGSGKSLVSDMAIERGAIMVSMGDIVREEAKKRGEDSKETAKNLRKEFGEFIISELTIKKIKKLIDEGNDKPIIIDGIRSHHEVDMFKENFDNFMVLSIFTNPTLRFERLKKRMREDDSTEYSEFKKRDYSELNFGIGNVISLSDKIIINESDMESYKEKINEFLEEIDL, encoded by the coding sequence ATGCAAATAATAGGAGTATCTGGCCTACCCGGTTCAGGAAAAAGTTTAGTATCAGACATGGCTATTGAAAGAGGAGCCATCATGGTAAGTATGGGAGATATCGTAAGAGAAGAGGCTAAAAAGAGAGGGGAAGACAGCAAGGAAACAGCCAAAAACCTGAGAAAGGAATTCGGAGAATTCATTATCTCAGAGCTTACAATCAAAAAAATCAAGAAGCTGATCGATGAGGGCAATGACAAACCTATCATTATCGATGGAATCAGAAGCCATCACGAAGTGGACATGTTTAAGGAAAACTTCGATAACTTCATGGTCCTTTCAATATTCACCAATCCAACTTTACGATTCGAAAGACTTAAAAAGAGAATGAGAGAAGATGACTCTACAGAATATAGCGAATTCAAAAAAAGAGATTATTCCGAACTAAACTTCGGTATTGGAAATGTCATTTCACTTTCAGACAAAATAATTATCAATGAAAGCGATATGGAAAGCTACAAAGAAAAAATTAATGAATTTTTAGAAGAGATTGATTTGTAA
- a CDS encoding diphthine--ammonia ligase, with translation MNAAVLFSGGKDSTMALYYALSKGEDVKYLLSMKSRNDESYMFHVPNIHITDLLAQAVDIPIMSVETDGVKEEELADLKLAFEKLKSSGVECIYTGALYSVYQKSRIERLGREVGLEIVSPYWHVDELEYMREIVSLGFKIIISGVAAWGLDESWLGRVIDDETIDELVELHEKYYIDLAFEGGEAETLAIDGPIFKKRIRILNDKKVWNRDSGVYIIEEAILEDK, from the coding sequence ATGAATGCTGCCGTTTTGTTTTCGGGAGGAAAGGATAGTACAATGGCTTTGTATTATGCTTTAAGCAAGGGGGAAGATGTAAAATATCTTCTTTCCATGAAATCCCGCAATGATGAGTCATACATGTTTCATGTGCCAAACATTCATATAACCGATTTGCTTGCACAGGCAGTTGATATTCCAATAATGTCTGTTGAAACCGACGGCGTTAAGGAAGAGGAACTTGCAGATTTAAAGCTTGCTTTTGAAAAACTTAAAAGTTCAGGTGTCGAGTGCATATATACGGGGGCACTTTATTCAGTCTATCAGAAGTCAAGGATTGAAAGATTGGGCAGGGAAGTCGGTTTAGAAATTGTTTCTCCATACTGGCATGTCGATGAGCTGGAATATATGAGGGAAATAGTTTCTCTTGGATTTAAAATTATTATTTCTGGAGTTGCGGCCTGGGGATTGGATGAATCATGGCTTGGAAGGGTAATTGATGACGAGACCATTGATGAGCTTGTCGAGCTTCATGAAAAATATTACATTGATTTGGCTTTTGAAGGCGGCGAAGCAGAAACGTTAGCTATTGACGGGCCTATATTTAAGAAGAGAATAAGAATATTAAATGATAAAAAAGTATGGAACCGTGACAGTGGTGTTTACATTATAGAGGAAGCGATTTTAGAAGATAAGTGA
- a CDS encoding prepilin peptidase: MNFSAIFLIQIIVTILFAFLASIFDIKKGFVPDRLNYLLIFFGLTTNLILSLFTNNLKYFLASFISMVITYVISYMLWQLHLWGGGDVKLFTSIATVIPFGLNIEFLNIFPVLSIYPFAFSVIFNSILVSFPFLLVFTIHLILKNKIFKNNVDFLFNIFNYESLHVIIKTTLNKAVSVKDLKEGMIVNKYNFNDEYVRELINDSKGNLKVYKSKDNDFKYYFKSQSAGGITREDMYLLKIMSSQKFISDSLCIKIAFPFTPAILLGLIIALSYGDLMMLITKNLVLVI, from the coding sequence ATGAATTTTAGTGCGATATTTTTAATTCAGATTATTGTTACAATCCTTTTCGCTTTTTTGGCTTCAATTTTTGATATTAAAAAGGGTTTTGTTCCGGATAGGTTAAATTATTTGTTGATATTTTTTGGATTAACAACGAACTTAATTCTATCATTGTTTACGAATAATCTTAAATACTTTTTAGCTTCATTTATTTCAATGGTTATTACTTATGTCATATCTTATATGTTATGGCAATTGCATTTGTGGGGTGGTGGTGATGTAAAGTTATTTACTTCCATTGCTACAGTTATACCATTTGGATTAAATATTGAATTTTTGAATATTTTCCCTGTCTTATCAATTTACCCTTTTGCGTTTAGCGTAATTTTCAATAGCATTTTGGTGTCTTTTCCATTTTTGCTTGTCTTCACGATTCATTTGATTTTGAAAAATAAGATATTCAAGAATAATGTCGATTTCTTATTCAATATTTTCAATTATGAAAGCCTGCATGTGATAATAAAAACGACCCTAAACAAAGCAGTATCGGTTAAGGATTTAAAGGAAGGCATGATTGTAAACAAATACAATTTTAATGATGAATATGTGCGTGAACTCATTAATGATTCAAAAGGAAATCTGAAGGTCTATAAAAGTAAGGATAATGATTTTAAATATTATTTCAAATCCCAAAGCGCAGGGGGAATCACCAGGGAGGACATGTACCTGTTGAAGATCATGTCCTCTCAAAAGTTCATTTCAGACTCATTGTGTATTAAAATCGCATTTCCCTTCACTCCCGCAATACTGTTGGGGTTGATTATTGCCTTGAGTTACGGTGATTTGATGATGTTGATTACTAAAAATCTGGTGTTGGTGATATGA
- a CDS encoding CTP synthase, with translation MTKYIIITGGVVSSIGKGITSASMGRILRSYGLKVSAIKIDPYLNWDSGTLNPYQHGEVYVTHDGMETDLDLGHYERFLDVELDGIANITTGKVYESVIAKEREGGYLGECVQVIPHITNRIKEMIRQNSESADYDVVLVELGGTVGDIESQPFLEALRQLRNEEGRENVMFVHVTFIPYLNAAGEFKTKPTQHSTKELRSVGINPDVIVCRSQVHIDDALLGKVAHFCDVDVNAVVNTPDAGTIYEVPLVLEDKNIGELIVNRIGLDVDPDSSKLDEWRKIVDSLRITDPEVTIGIVGKYVELEDSYISIRESLLHAAASIGVKAKIKYLSSDVEELDSDELAGFDGILIPGGFGERGFEGKLDAIDYAIENNVPLFGICLGMQSMVTQFARRNGYDDANSSEFDDNLQYPVIDMMEEQKKIKNMGGTMRLGSYDCKIIEGTKTYEAYGEIDIEERHRHRYEFNNDYRQELQDKGLIISGTSPDDFLVEIVELPDHPWAVGCQFHPEFKSRPNRPHPLFKAFLEAIYEFSKN, from the coding sequence TTGACAAAATATATTATTATAACTGGTGGGGTAGTTAGTTCCATAGGTAAAGGTATTACCTCAGCATCTATGGGCAGAATTTTAAGGTCTTATGGTTTAAAGGTTTCAGCTATTAAAATAGACCCTTATTTAAACTGGGACTCCGGAACACTCAATCCATATCAACACGGGGAAGTATATGTTACTCATGATGGTATGGAAACAGATTTGGACTTGGGCCATTATGAAAGATTCTTAGATGTTGAACTTGATGGAATAGCTAATATTACAACTGGAAAAGTTTATGAATCTGTTATCGCTAAGGAAAGAGAAGGCGGGTACTTGGGAGAATGTGTTCAGGTAATTCCGCACATTACCAATCGCATTAAAGAGATGATTAGGCAAAACTCTGAAAGTGCTGATTATGATGTGGTTCTGGTCGAACTTGGTGGTACAGTTGGAGATATTGAAAGTCAACCTTTCCTTGAAGCTTTAAGACAACTCAGAAATGAAGAAGGGCGTGAAAACGTCATGTTTGTCCATGTTACATTTATTCCCTACCTAAATGCAGCTGGAGAATTCAAGACAAAACCAACCCAACATTCCACAAAAGAATTGAGAAGTGTCGGTATAAATCCTGATGTTATTGTATGCAGGTCACAGGTGCATATTGATGATGCCCTGCTTGGAAAAGTGGCTCATTTCTGTGACGTTGATGTAAATGCAGTAGTCAATACTCCTGATGCAGGCACAATTTATGAAGTGCCTCTGGTTTTAGAAGATAAGAATATCGGTGAGCTGATTGTAAATAGAATAGGTTTAGATGTCGATCCGGATTCTTCTAAATTGGATGAATGGAGAAAAATAGTTGATTCTTTAAGAATCACAGATCCTGAAGTTACTATTGGTATTGTGGGCAAATATGTGGAGCTTGAAGATTCATATATTAGTATTAGGGAGTCTTTACTTCATGCCGCTGCAAGCATTGGTGTTAAAGCCAAAATCAAGTACTTGAGTTCTGATGTTGAAGAGCTTGATTCTGATGAATTGGCTGGATTTGATGGTATTTTAATTCCTGGCGGATTTGGAGAACGTGGTTTTGAAGGAAAACTGGATGCCATTGATTACGCTATTGAGAATAATGTCCCATTATTCGGAATCTGTCTTGGAATGCAATCCATGGTAACTCAATTTGCAAGAAGAAATGGCTATGATGATGCGAACAGCTCTGAATTTGATGATAACTTGCAATATCCTGTAATAGATATGATGGAAGAGCAAAAGAAAATCAAAAACATGGGCGGAACTATGCGTTTAGGTTCTTATGATTGTAAAATCATTGAAGGAACTAAAACTTATGAAGCTTATGGTGAAATTGATATCGAAGAGCGTCACAGACACAGATATGAATTTAACAATGATTATAGGCAAGAGTTGCAGGATAAAGGCTTGATAATTTCCGGAACTAGTCCTGATGATTTCTTAGTGGAAATTGTTGAACTTCCAGATCATCCTTGGGCTGTCGGCTGTCAATTCCATCCAGAATTTAAATCAAGACCGAATAGGCCTCATCCATTATTTAAAGCATTTTTAGAAGCTATTTATGAGTTTTCTAAAAATTAA
- a CDS encoding alpha/beta hydrolase family protein, translating to MVLFRGDVKCKSLQRRTSISVILPSDNIHFLQDTEEIVPQPYKTLYLLHGLYGSDDIFLANTSIQKFAEDNGIAIVIPCGENSFYVDNANSHAYYGEYVGQELLDITRNIFPLSHKREDTFIAGFSMGGYGAIRNGLKYSQNFSKIGMISAALITDDIVNYTDDNNVLRSRKFYESIFGNLDELQGSDMDPKALIKNCSDVPEIFMACGVDDFLYGKNADFYEFLSSANVNVDFIKADGEHTWEFCDKYIKEFIKTLNLKK from the coding sequence ATGGTTCTATTTCGAGGAGACGTTAAGTGTAAAAGCTTACAGAGAAGAACATCCATCAGTGTGATATTGCCTTCGGACAATATTCACTTTTTACAGGACACGGAGGAAATCGTGCCTCAACCGTATAAGACATTGTATCTGCTGCATGGATTGTATGGCAGTGATGACATATTTCTGGCCAATACTTCCATTCAGAAGTTTGCAGAGGATAATGGAATAGCTATTGTCATACCATGTGGCGAAAACAGTTTTTATGTTGACAATGCAAATTCCCATGCTTATTATGGAGAGTATGTTGGCCAGGAGCTCTTGGATATTACAAGGAATATCTTTCCACTTTCGCATAAACGTGAAGACACATTTATAGCAGGTTTTTCAATGGGAGGATATGGGGCAATCAGAAATGGATTAAAATACTCTCAAAACTTCTCAAAAATAGGCATGATTTCAGCGGCATTAATAACTGATGATATTGTTAATTATACGGATGATAATAATGTATTGCGTTCCAGAAAATTTTATGAATCAATTTTTGGCAACTTGGACGAGTTGCAAGGTTCTGATATGGATCCGAAAGCATTGATCAAGAATTGCAGCGATGTTCCGGAAATTTTTATGGCTTGCGGCGTTGATGATTTTTTATATGGAAAAAATGCTGATTTTTATGAGTTTTTATCATCAGCTAACGTTAATGTTGATTTTATAAAAGCCGATGGGGAACATACTTGGGAATTTTGTGATAAGTACATTAAAGAATTTATAAAAACATTAAACTTAAAAAAATAA